Proteins encoded within one genomic window of Methanosarcina barkeri str. Wiesmoor:
- the cfbC gene encoding Ni-sirohydrochlorin a,c-diamide reductive cyclase ATP-dependent reductase subunit produces MKNQKIIAIYGKGGIGKSSTASNVAAACAEAGKKVMIIGCDPKSDSSITLLRGRRIPTILDLLREGVDIKKEDVVFEGYAGVKCVEAGGPEPGIGCAGRGIIVAIQKLKSISGNLLKEQDLIIYDVPGDIVCGGFVAPVRKGFVNEAYVLTSGEYMPLYAANNICKGLSKIGMPLSGVICNSRNVSREEEIVSKFSEEIGSQLMAFIPKRQVVQDCEREGYSVMEKAPESDIAEIYRKLGKAILENEKRVTADSLSDERLRELTK; encoded by the coding sequence TTGAAAAACCAGAAGATCATAGCGATCTACGGAAAGGGCGGCATAGGTAAATCGAGTACAGCTTCAAACGTTGCCGCTGCCTGCGCCGAGGCAGGAAAGAAGGTTATGATTATAGGCTGCGATCCTAAAAGTGACTCATCAATCACCCTTCTAAGAGGCAGGAGAATTCCAACCATTCTCGACCTCCTGCGTGAGGGTGTGGACATAAAGAAAGAAGATGTGGTCTTTGAAGGATATGCAGGCGTCAAATGCGTGGAAGCAGGCGGCCCAGAACCAGGCATAGGTTGTGCAGGGCGAGGAATCATTGTTGCCATCCAGAAATTGAAGAGCATTTCAGGAAATCTCTTAAAAGAGCAGGATTTGATCATTTACGATGTGCCCGGAGACATAGTCTGCGGAGGGTTTGTCGCCCCTGTCAGGAAAGGATTCGTAAATGAAGCTTATGTCCTGACCTCAGGAGAGTACATGCCCCTTTATGCAGCAAATAATATATGCAAAGGCTTATCGAAGATAGGAATGCCGCTTAGCGGGGTAATCTGTAATTCAAGAAACGTGAGCAGGGAAGAGGAAATCGTTTCGAAGTTTTCTGAGGAGATCGGCAGCCAGCTTATGGCTTTTATCCCGAAGAGGCAGGTAGTTCAGGACTGTGAAAGAGAAGGTTACTCGGTAATGGAAAAAGCGCCTGAATCCGATATTGCAGAGATCTACCGCAAACTCGGAAAAGCAATCCTTGAAAACGAAAAACGAGTTACAGCCGATTCCCTTAGTGATGAACGGTTGAGGGAATTAACAAAATAA
- the cfbD gene encoding Ni-sirohydrochlorin a,c-diamide reductive cyclase catalytic subunit, which yields MAEKEISIIHPRPSSIVAALYTLRDLNVDVAIMHGPPGCSFKHARLLEEDGIHVVTTGLDENNFVFGGHDKLVQLINKSVELFNPKLIGIVGTCPSMIIGEEMHDAVLEANPDVPVIEVEVHAGYHDNTKGVLFALESALDAGIIDHKEFERQKYLLEKATEVEKKFGAASREYLAPSRGDVKYKAAQRVIQLLKEGKKGLVIMNAKKETGYMFADITLAVNEVAEALGNKENLINMANIDPELGLPRVRQHAEYITRDLKAHGVEVHEIIGGMDEYPIAGEKVSELIKEKYSDFDFAVISGVPHAIPMENIKNMELISITNGPRQVLPLKEMGHEYVLVEIDLHPKTLGVSGIVESEFGATLREVAKEA from the coding sequence ATGGCTGAAAAAGAGATTTCAATCATTCATCCCCGCCCAAGTTCCATAGTTGCGGCTCTTTACACTCTGAGAGACTTAAATGTTGATGTTGCTATCATGCATGGGCCTCCAGGGTGTTCCTTTAAACATGCAAGGCTGCTCGAAGAAGACGGTATACATGTGGTTACCACAGGCCTTGATGAGAACAACTTCGTTTTCGGAGGGCATGACAAACTTGTCCAACTTATCAACAAGTCAGTGGAACTTTTTAACCCTAAACTTATAGGTATTGTAGGAACCTGCCCCAGCATGATTATAGGGGAAGAAATGCATGACGCCGTGCTCGAGGCAAATCCTGATGTCCCTGTAATCGAAGTCGAGGTGCACGCAGGCTATCACGATAACACAAAAGGAGTACTCTTTGCCCTGGAATCTGCACTCGATGCAGGGATTATTGATCACAAAGAGTTCGAGCGTCAGAAATACCTCCTTGAAAAAGCTACAGAAGTGGAAAAAAAGTTTGGGGCTGCAAGCAGGGAATACCTTGCTCCCTCCCGCGGGGATGTCAAATACAAAGCCGCACAGCGTGTAATTCAACTTCTCAAAGAAGGCAAAAAGGGCCTTGTCATCATGAATGCCAAAAAAGAAACCGGCTACATGTTTGCAGACATTACCCTTGCAGTCAACGAGGTTGCAGAAGCTCTAGGGAATAAAGAAAACCTTATCAATATGGCAAATATCGACCCGGAGCTTGGGCTTCCCAGAGTAAGGCAGCATGCCGAATATATAACAAGAGACCTCAAAGCACATGGAGTTGAGGTGCATGAAATCATTGGCGGCATGGACGAGTACCCGATTGCAGGCGAAAAGGTAAGCGAATTAATAAAGGAAAAATACAGTGACTTTGATTTTGCAGTCATTTCGGGTGTTCCACATGCAATCCCTATGGAGAACATAAAGAACATGGAACTGATTTCGATAACTAACGGCCCTAGACAGGTCCTGCCCTTAAAAGAGATGGGGCATGAGTATGTGCTGGTAGAAATCGACCTCCACCCGAAAACACTGGGAGTCAGTGGGATTGTGGAATCCGAATTTGGGGCTACCTTAAGGGAAGTTGCAAAGGAAGCCTGA
- the cfbE gene encoding coenzyme F430 synthase — MDLYRKKFAVLDLTHGGIPIAKSLAAAGNEVSGIDVYRTVKPETLLELEEKYGIHCSKTPLPASGFDLIVAPVHLDPAYPMLLEARAQKKKVLSHHEIVGEILKGDSRLSSIKTVEVTGVKAKTSTASLLADMLSRQFEVVLHTSRGLECWKAGASSLIYKGLSITPGSILVAVEKTFEAGFRPDFFIFEISIGGTGTADLGILTTLSPDYGIANNTALASEAKLQLIKHAKSGSTLLINAGAEKALKAAKKDQVKVLTFRDPFNDQLSATSVQIADFVLETVPETSALSVPSELVMPSGLQKPAGLSGSSEPDSLSGSSTSAGLSDSSMPAGSTEFQASPTPSGSDIRFMRRGKKILSASLRPGYNVSAYRTAFVAASAAAIELGTKPEAIISAIEGFRGLSGRMQEKEMNGVSLIDNSNSGMDILSAEKALDYALLKRKDEKKEGIILVLGEESSQVCEGLPPELVQGFIEKFGAKCKQVILVGERMKAVNGKNISYARDLTEGLSKASEFAGGDDIILSSVKCFR; from the coding sequence ATGGACCTGTACCGGAAGAAGTTCGCCGTGCTCGACCTGACCCACGGCGGCATTCCTATCGCAAAAAGTCTTGCAGCCGCTGGAAATGAAGTAAGCGGAATAGATGTATACAGGACAGTCAAACCTGAAACGCTGCTTGAGCTTGAAGAGAAGTACGGGATACACTGCTCAAAAACTCCTCTTCCTGCCTCAGGATTCGACTTGATTGTTGCGCCTGTACACCTTGATCCTGCCTATCCGATGCTTTTAGAAGCCAGGGCACAGAAAAAAAAAGTCCTTTCGCACCATGAAATTGTCGGAGAAATTCTCAAAGGCGATTCAAGGCTTTCAAGCATAAAAACAGTCGAAGTTACCGGCGTAAAAGCAAAAACAAGTACAGCATCCCTCCTGGCCGATATGCTCTCCAGGCAATTTGAAGTAGTGTTGCATACTTCAAGGGGGCTTGAATGCTGGAAAGCGGGTGCTTCTTCTCTTATATACAAAGGCCTGAGCATAACTCCTGGAAGCATTCTGGTTGCCGTTGAGAAAACTTTCGAAGCCGGATTCAGGCCGGATTTTTTTATCTTTGAGATCTCAATAGGAGGCACAGGCACTGCTGACCTGGGGATTCTTACAACCCTTTCCCCGGACTATGGGATTGCAAACAATACAGCTCTTGCAAGCGAAGCAAAACTCCAACTTATTAAGCACGCAAAATCTGGAAGTACTCTTTTAATCAATGCAGGAGCCGAAAAAGCCCTTAAAGCTGCAAAAAAAGATCAGGTAAAGGTTTTAACTTTCAGAGACCCGTTCAATGATCAGCTTTCCGCGACTTCAGTCCAAATAGCCGACTTTGTACTGGAAACAGTACCTGAGACTTCAGCCCTATCAGTACCCTCAGAGTTAGTAATGCCTTCAGGTTTACAAAAGCCAGCCGGCCTATCAGGTTCATCAGAACCAGACAGTTTATCAGGTTCATCAACCTCAGCCGGCCTATCAGATTCATCAATGCCAGCAGGTTCAACCGAATTCCAGGCTTCGCCTACACCTTCAGGTTCCGACATTCGCTTTATGCGCAGGGGAAAGAAAATATTATCAGCTTCCCTGCGTCCTGGATATAATGTTTCGGCTTACAGGACTGCTTTTGTCGCAGCGTCGGCAGCAGCCATCGAACTTGGAACTAAACCTGAAGCTATTATTTCGGCAATCGAAGGATTCAGAGGGCTTTCAGGCAGGATGCAGGAAAAGGAAATGAACGGCGTCTCCTTAATAGACAATTCCAATTCCGGCATGGATATCCTCTCGGCCGAAAAAGCCCTTGATTACGCTCTCCTTAAGAGAAAGGACGAAAAAAAGGAAGGTATCATCCTTGTGTTGGGAGAAGAATCCTCTCAGGTCTGTGAAGGGCTACCTCCTGAACTTGTGCAGGGTTTTATAGAAAAGTTCGGTGCAAAGTGTAAGCAGGTTATCCTGGTAGGAGAACGGATGAAGGCAGTAAATGGAAAAAACATTTCTTATGCACGAGATCTCACAGAAGGGCTTTCAAAAGCCTCGGAATTTGCAGGAGGCGACGATATAATACTTTCTTCGGTAAAATGCTTCCGTTAA
- the cfbA gene encoding sirohydrochlorin nickelochelatase: MTEKLGILAIGHGSKLPYNKEVVTQIADYIARKHSDVVVRAGFMENSEPTLGEAIEGFSGTGVTKIAAVPVFLASGVHITKDIPRILSLDENGCGTLEIDGKTVPLCYANPLGADELIADLVFKRVQEAL, translated from the coding sequence ATGACAGAAAAACTCGGAATTCTGGCCATAGGCCATGGTAGTAAACTTCCATACAACAAGGAAGTAGTCACTCAGATCGCAGATTATATAGCACGGAAACACTCGGATGTCGTTGTCAGAGCCGGCTTTATGGAAAACAGTGAGCCAACCCTTGGAGAGGCAATCGAAGGGTTTTCAGGTACAGGCGTGACAAAAATTGCAGCAGTACCGGTTTTCCTGGCATCTGGGGTTCATATCACAAAGGATATCCCGAGGATCCTGAGCCTGGACGAAAATGGCTGTGGTACCTTGGAAATTGACGGAAAAACCGTTCCTCTGTGCTATGCAAACCCTCTTGGAGCCGATGAGCTTATCGCCGACCTGGTATTCAAAAGGGTTCAGGAAGCCCTTTAA
- a CDS encoding cation-translocating P-type ATPase: MMDNAYSRTRGFWSSIRYLITRYQDFLLDPGTLFTVASGVLLIIAIAAYPQNMLSEGNSTGEGSWLYLLSALVGSSFIWWSAYQGIKERDFTADIPVTIATIAAIAIGQYSAAAVVAVLLLLGGMLEELVSARAGKALESLAKLLPDRVTVRRDGHDIVVSLEEVKVGDTILVKSGERIAVDGTVISGTASVNQAAITGESLPVDKQEGDNVFAGTLNEVGAMEVLATKVGSETTIGQIHRLIEDAQIQKPKIERLLNNHAKFYTPTAIILGGLLWWWSGDLTRAITMLIVFCPCVMVLATPTALVASVGNAALRGNLIKKGATIESMARIDTVIFDKTGTLTHGEPKLASVIALNNNKDEDLLLLAAIAEKFSEHPLGKAVVKAAEEKGFLIQDPESFESISGTGIKVKAKGKSIFVGRLKQASEFNISISHKAEEIIKKQSQLGRNVVMIGIDNEIAGLLTFEDRIRPESKKSIENLHKLGIKTIMITGDSKVVAEQAAKTLGINEIYAEVMPQEKVEIVKRLQLEGHKIIFVGDGVNDGPALVTADVGIAMGLTGTDVAIETAEVGLLSDDLLKIPYLISVSKKAISTIWQNVVFSLSVLSMAVILTIPGILTPVTGALLHELSSIPVIMNSARLITYSPKD; encoded by the coding sequence ATGATGGACAACGCTTATAGTCGTACTAGAGGTTTTTGGAGTAGCATCCGTTATTTAATAACTCGTTATCAGGATTTTTTACTTGATCCTGGAACATTGTTTACTGTGGCAAGCGGAGTTTTGCTTATAATAGCGATAGCTGCTTATCCACAAAACATGCTGTCAGAAGGAAATAGCACGGGTGAAGGTAGCTGGTTATATTTACTATCCGCACTGGTTGGATCATCGTTTATATGGTGGTCTGCTTACCAGGGGATTAAAGAAAGGGACTTTACTGCTGATATCCCGGTTACTATCGCAACAATTGCTGCTATTGCCATCGGGCAGTATTCAGCTGCTGCAGTCGTAGCCGTACTTTTGCTTCTTGGGGGTATGCTGGAGGAACTTGTTTCTGCAAGAGCAGGAAAGGCACTCGAATCTCTGGCGAAACTATTGCCTGATAGAGTCACAGTCAGGCGTGATGGACATGATATTGTAGTATCTCTTGAGGAAGTTAAGGTAGGAGACACGATCCTGGTCAAGTCGGGAGAACGTATTGCTGTTGACGGAACTGTTATTTCAGGCACTGCTTCGGTAAATCAGGCTGCTATTACCGGAGAGAGTCTGCCAGTTGATAAACAGGAAGGAGATAACGTTTTTGCAGGTACTCTTAATGAAGTAGGCGCAATGGAAGTGCTGGCCACTAAAGTTGGAAGTGAAACAACCATTGGACAAATACATCGCTTGATTGAGGACGCGCAGATTCAAAAGCCAAAGATAGAGCGGCTCTTGAATAATCATGCTAAATTTTATACGCCTACTGCAATCATCTTAGGCGGCTTGCTCTGGTGGTGGAGTGGGGATCTGACACGAGCAATTACTATGTTAATTGTATTTTGTCCATGTGTGATGGTACTCGCTACACCTACGGCACTTGTGGCTTCGGTTGGCAACGCGGCGTTAAGAGGCAATCTTATTAAAAAAGGAGCTACGATAGAATCTATGGCCAGGATAGATACTGTTATTTTTGATAAGACAGGGACACTTACTCACGGTGAACCAAAACTTGCCAGCGTTATAGCATTGAACAACAATAAAGATGAAGACTTATTGTTATTGGCTGCAATTGCAGAGAAGTTCAGTGAGCATCCGCTTGGAAAAGCTGTTGTCAAAGCTGCTGAAGAAAAGGGGTTCTTAATACAGGATCCGGAATCATTTGAATCCATATCAGGAACCGGCATAAAGGTTAAAGCCAAAGGAAAAAGCATCTTTGTAGGTCGTCTGAAGCAAGCTTCTGAATTTAATATATCAATCTCTCATAAAGCTGAAGAAATCATTAAAAAACAATCTCAACTGGGCCGTAATGTAGTCATGATAGGAATTGATAACGAAATCGCAGGGTTGCTAACATTTGAGGATAGAATTAGGCCGGAGTCAAAAAAGTCCATTGAGAACCTTCATAAACTCGGAATAAAGACAATAATGATTACAGGAGACAGCAAAGTAGTTGCGGAACAGGCAGCTAAAACCCTTGGTATAAATGAAATATATGCTGAAGTAATGCCTCAGGAAAAAGTCGAAATTGTGAAACGTCTACAGCTTGAAGGTCATAAAATTATCTTTGTAGGCGATGGTGTTAATGATGGTCCGGCACTTGTCACGGCTGATGTAGGAATAGCTATGGGGCTTACAGGAACAGATGTGGCAATAGAGACAGCAGAAGTTGGACTATTATCCGATGATCTTTTAAAAATTCCATACCTTATAAGCGTATCCAAGAAGGCGATAAGCACTATCTGGCAAAACGTTGTATTTTCTCTTAGCGTCCTCTCAATGGCGGTTATATTGACTATACCGGGCATACTTACACCTGTAACAGGAGCATTATTACACGAACTCTCATCAATTCCAGTGATAATGAACTCAGCAAGATTAATTACATATAGTCCCAAAGATTGA
- a CDS encoding DUF2267 domain-containing protein — MTTGVRNLDNSIDLTNVWIKDILTQLKWQSKDSAYQALRGTLHAIRDRLPAEEAVDLASQLPLIIKGIYYDGWTLRDKPEKFKKEEFARRVHAQFEFDENVNPAEVIQAVLLVMYRHMGEGELRDVKFNMPKEIQEWFPEEIAPKV, encoded by the coding sequence ATGACTACGGGAGTAAGGAATCTTGACAACAGTATAGACTTAACCAATGTATGGATCAAGGATATTCTGACCCAGTTGAAATGGCAGAGCAAGGATAGTGCATATCAGGCTCTGAGAGGGACATTGCACGCGATCCGGGACAGGCTTCCGGCAGAAGAAGCAGTTGATCTTGCTTCACAGTTGCCCCTTATAATTAAAGGAATATATTATGACGGCTGGACTCTCAGGGATAAGCCCGAGAAATTCAAAAAAGAGGAGTTTGCAAGAAGGGTACACGCACAGTTTGAGTTCGATGAGAATGTAAACCCGGCTGAAGTTATTCAGGCTGTCCTGCTGGTCATGTACAGGCACATGGGAGAAGGCGAACTTCGGGATGTAAAATTCAATATGCCAAAAGAGATTCAGGAATGGTTCCCGGAAGAGATCGCGCCGAAAGTATGA
- a CDS encoding PadR family transcriptional regulator, protein MDPEKEKPIVQTRESHSQNIHIEYIIKKHLNIAVLCIIRNNSMSGQDIAKEIFYRFHVYISPSAIYSILYSLKNQNLLEIDTIKGDLRTKYYILTEDGSQSIDKQIREFKEAAEYIIEWIDNILSENPTDL, encoded by the coding sequence ATGGATCCTGAAAAAGAGAAACCTATAGTTCAAACTCGAGAATCACATTCCCAAAATATTCACATTGAATACATAATAAAGAAACATCTGAATATTGCAGTACTTTGTATTATCAGGAACAATTCGATGTCTGGGCAAGATATTGCAAAAGAAATTTTTTATAGATTTCATGTTTACATATCCCCTAGTGCAATATATTCTATATTGTACTCATTAAAAAATCAAAATTTGCTTGAAATTGACACCATAAAAGGCGATCTTAGAACAAAATATTATATTCTTACCGAAGATGGAAGTCAGTCAATTGATAAACAAATAAGAGAATTTAAAGAAGCTGCTGAATATATTATAGAGTGGATAGACAATATATTATCTGAGAATCCAACTGATCTATAA
- a CDS encoding gas vesicle protein yields the protein MMPEREQDSLVELLDRLLNKGLVLNADVLITVAGVPLIGLSLKLLAAGIETMLEYGVFEQFDQSTRAWALEHRVTSPTLMAEEETKMNFFGSYSQNQGKAWNYGYMYLTNRRIFGWHKAFNKILYEVELKDIQEVVLVTNVHEEKERKELCIKINNDSVLSLHSVNIESVYDTLISGIYSE from the coding sequence ATGATGCCGGAACGTGAACAAGATTCCTTAGTGGAACTTCTGGATAGGTTACTTAACAAAGGACTCGTTCTAAACGCCGATGTTCTGATCACAGTTGCAGGTGTGCCTCTGATAGGTTTGAGTCTCAAACTATTAGCTGCTGGAATTGAAACAATGCTTGAATACGGCGTATTTGAGCAGTTTGACCAGAGTACAAGAGCCTGGGCACTCGAACATAGAGTGACTTCGCCAACTCTTATGGCGGAGGAAGAAACGAAGATGAATTTTTTTGGTTCCTATTCTCAGAACCAGGGGAAAGCCTGGAATTACGGTTATATGTATTTGACAAATCGCAGAATTTTTGGCTGGCACAAGGCCTTTAATAAGATATTGTACGAAGTCGAACTAAAAGACATACAGGAAGTCGTTCTCGTCACAAACGTTCACGAGGAAAAAGAAAGGAAAGAATTGTGTATCAAGATTAACAATGACAGTGTACTCAGTTTACATTCAGTAAATATTGAATCAGTTTATGACACACTAATAAGCGGAATTTATAGTGAGTAA
- a CDS encoding GvpL/GvpF family gas vesicle protein translates to MNETEQENCLYVYAILNTATEQNLGTIGINDNPVYTIIYKDIAAAVHFSEKKPEPAKDEQQAKEWVFTHNYAIDKMTEKFGTLLPFSFGCVALGNDETIRSWLQKNYEPFKTELEKLNDTAEYLVQIFYDPKILAEKVLKDSHELQALNAKIQGMSKGKGYILQKQFDIRRDQAITKELSKLGAEFGRAIHENVKEMVPEEKKSNVPEKFKGKKSVITLSCLVSNENVENLGNVLEQINEREGFAVRFTGPWAPYSFIDLKKDFEHT, encoded by the coding sequence ATGAACGAAACAGAGCAGGAGAACTGCCTTTATGTTTACGCAATTCTCAATACAGCTACTGAACAGAACCTGGGAACGATTGGGATTAACGACAATCCTGTGTATACAATTATTTATAAAGACATTGCTGCAGCTGTCCATTTCTCAGAAAAGAAACCTGAACCAGCAAAGGACGAACAGCAGGCAAAAGAATGGGTATTCACTCATAACTATGCTATCGACAAGATGACTGAAAAATTTGGTACATTACTTCCATTTTCTTTTGGGTGTGTTGCACTTGGAAATGACGAAACCATAAGATCCTGGCTGCAGAAAAACTATGAACCCTTTAAAACTGAACTTGAGAAATTAAATGATACTGCAGAGTATTTAGTCCAAATTTTTTATGATCCGAAAATTCTTGCTGAAAAGGTTCTCAAAGACAGTCATGAACTTCAAGCATTGAATGCAAAAATTCAAGGAATGTCAAAAGGAAAAGGCTACATTCTTCAGAAACAGTTTGATATTCGGCGAGATCAAGCAATAACAAAGGAACTTTCAAAACTTGGGGCAGAATTTGGGAGAGCTATTCACGAGAATGTAAAAGAGATGGTTCCTGAAGAAAAAAAATCCAATGTTCCAGAGAAATTCAAGGGCAAAAAATCTGTGATTACACTTTCCTGCCTTGTATCTAATGAAAATGTTGAAAATTTAGGGAATGTTCTTGAACAAATAAATGAACGTGAAGGTTTTGCAGTCAGGTTTACAGGACCCTGGGCACCTTATAGCTTTATTGATCTCAAAAAGGATTTCGAACATACATGA
- a CDS encoding gas vesicle protein K — protein sequence MTITIDEDNLKKGLLGLVVALVEIIQDLLERQALLRIENESLSDEEIERLGEALSDLHEALERIKEDNALENCVASVREGLDQVVDDVVDKFLNPRWWAEEVKKGELNDEEHTLPVLDSQYSH from the coding sequence ATGACGATCACAATTGATGAAGACAATTTAAAGAAAGGATTATTGGGCCTTGTTGTAGCTCTTGTCGAGATTATTCAGGACTTACTTGAAAGACAAGCATTATTGAGAATAGAAAATGAATCTTTGAGCGATGAAGAGATTGAAAGGCTAGGAGAGGCTCTTTCGGACCTGCATGAAGCACTTGAGAGAATAAAAGAAGATAATGCACTTGAAAACTGTGTTGCTTCTGTACGAGAAGGACTTGATCAAGTTGTAGATGATGTAGTCGATAAATTCTTAAACCCGAGATGGTGGGCTGAAGAAGTCAAAAAAGGCGAACTAAACGACGAAGAACACACTTTACCTGTACTCGATTCTCAATACAGCCACTAA
- a CDS encoding Hsp20/alpha crystallin family protein: MCNGDKKDNGEKETNNDEKETKSDMKAEDLETKIQDLGNRIKELEQKLGEKENKATDNEHPSFVGDIVGSIPGFGKIVKILENSSPEFRQRIAETDMEIKHRLETGWSSKPVVSYGLSIRPMSSRNDSSKITGRVSRDIKNVTVEAPEPTGPIFDVFEKQDFVYVIAQIPDVEEKDINIEIQGDTLYISAGVYSKKISLPCKSGSIEEKSYKNGVLQLKIKRENNDDHN; encoded by the coding sequence ATGTGTAATGGTGATAAAAAGGACAACGGTGAGAAGGAAACAAATAACGATGAGAAGGAAACAAAAAGTGATATGAAAGCTGAAGACCTGGAAACTAAAATCCAGGATCTGGGGAATAGAATTAAAGAACTTGAACAGAAGCTTGGAGAAAAAGAGAACAAAGCTACAGATAACGAACATCCCAGCTTTGTAGGAGATATCGTGGGATCAATTCCAGGCTTCGGGAAAATCGTAAAGATTCTTGAAAATAGTTCCCCAGAATTCAGACAGAGAATTGCTGAAACAGATATGGAAATAAAGCACAGGCTCGAAACTGGCTGGAGCAGCAAGCCAGTAGTGAGCTATGGACTGTCCATAAGACCTATGTCTTCCAGAAATGACTCTTCTAAAATTACAGGCAGAGTTTCAAGAGATATAAAAAACGTAACAGTAGAAGCTCCAGAGCCAACTGGACCGATTTTTGATGTATTTGAAAAACAGGATTTTGTTTATGTAATAGCCCAAATTCCTGATGTAGAAGAGAAAGACATAAACATAGAAATTCAAGGCGATACTCTGTATATTTCTGCCGGTGTCTATAGTAAGAAAATATCGTTGCCGTGTAAATCGGGATCTATCGAAGAGAAAAGCTACAAAAACGGGGTACTTCAGCTTAAGATAAAAAGGGAAAACAATGACGATCACAATTGA
- a CDS encoding gas vesicle protein GvpG produces the protein MFFFDDLFLRMLGIEIPGLDLISNIEIIKDFAYKELYNVDKIKNKIKENQMLYEFDELSKEEYDERKTDLMRQLKFAERVLETNLNVRTDILS, from the coding sequence ATGTTTTTCTTTGATGATCTTTTTTTAAGGATGTTAGGAATTGAAATCCCTGGACTCGATCTTATTTCAAACATTGAAATAATAAAGGACTTTGCTTATAAAGAATTGTACAATGTTGATAAAATTAAAAACAAGATCAAAGAAAACCAAATGCTCTACGAGTTTGACGAGCTCTCAAAAGAAGAATATGATGAAAGGAAAACCGATCTTATGAGACAACTAAAATTTGCAGAAAGAGTTCTGGAGACGAATCTCAATGTCAGAACCGACATCTTGTCCTGA
- a CDS encoding GvpL/GvpF family gas vesicle protein → MKTAPENSKYVYCIIKSPEEAINFGNIGFQGHEVFTLACNDFCPVVSNEPFKKYEIDNEEEINVHQNVVNEVMKQCSIIPVAYGMVFKNKKLIEVSMRAGKKAIKKAITIVDNKVELGIKILLPKDTKIDNQKMEQCKAESIERLGEIASHLKDLNLFSSRLLMNTSYLVDKEKIQDFSDEVEKLKLKYPEYKFQYSGPWPPYNFVDIHILSNKKGGFR, encoded by the coding sequence ATGAAGACAGCTCCTGAAAATAGTAAATATGTCTATTGCATAATCAAATCCCCAGAGGAAGCTATAAATTTTGGTAATATAGGTTTTCAAGGACATGAGGTATTCACACTGGCTTGCAATGATTTTTGTCCTGTCGTGAGCAATGAACCCTTCAAAAAATACGAGATTGATAATGAAGAGGAAATAAATGTTCATCAAAATGTTGTCAATGAAGTAATGAAACAATGTAGTATTATTCCGGTAGCGTATGGAATGGTTTTTAAAAACAAGAAATTGATCGAAGTATCCATGCGGGCCGGAAAAAAAGCTATTAAAAAAGCCATTACAATCGTGGATAATAAAGTTGAACTCGGGATAAAAATTCTTTTGCCAAAAGACACTAAAATAGACAATCAAAAAATGGAACAATGTAAGGCCGAATCAATCGAAAGGCTTGGGGAAATCGCTTCTCATTTGAAGGACCTTAACCTTTTCAGTTCCCGTCTTTTGATGAATACTTCCTATCTTGTAGATAAGGAAAAAATTCAGGATTTTTCAGATGAAGTTGAAAAGCTTAAACTAAAATATCCTGAGTATAAATTTCAATATAGTGGGCCCTGGCCTCCCTATAACTTTGTAGATATACATATTTTATCTAATAAAAAGGGTGGTTTCAGGTAA
- the gvpO gene encoding gas vesicle protein GvpO, giving the protein MEVNRGKKIRDKGEEMNANVKEDGIKISSLIEDLNKATLMIEGITRKKAEGVVSMSREDGILKLLVEVLERKSIPDSQDILSIYEMKLNSNMDIIDYNKIGMRRRSDMFTQDDN; this is encoded by the coding sequence ATGGAAGTAAACAGGGGAAAAAAAATTAGAGATAAAGGAGAGGAAATGAACGCTAATGTAAAGGAAGATGGAATTAAAATAAGTTCACTAATTGAAGATCTTAATAAAGCAACATTAATGATAGAAGGTATCACTAGAAAGAAAGCTGAGGGGGTTGTAAGTATGTCCAGAGAGGATGGTATACTTAAACTCCTTGTTGAGGTCCTTGAACGAAAATCAATTCCCGACTCACAGGATATACTGAGCATTTATGAAATGAAACTTAACTCAAATATGGACATAATAGATTATAATAAAATAGGGATGCGGCGCAGATCTGACATGTTTACACAAGATGATAACTAA